Genomic window ([Eubacterium] hominis):
GTACAACACTTTCTCAACAGACCAGATACTGGTATAGCTTCGTATTTTCTTCATGTAATCAATCCTTTCATAAAAATGGGGATAGTCTTTTGACTACCCCGTAAACAAGAAAATCTGCCAGTAAGAATGTACCGACAGATTTAATAGACGATTTCAAAAATCCCGTGATTGGTTGAGATAAACGTTCCCGAAAGGTCTAAATCCCGACCATAGGATTCATAATCAATATAGTTTTGAAGACTGGCTGGCACTTCGCCTAAAGCACCCGTTTCTTCAATGTAGTAGCGTGCCACGTCAGACATATCATCACAATCGGAATGAATGATAATATCTTCTTGATGTTCGCTTAATTCTTCAATACTTGAAAAATGAGTGAGCAGAGCAGATAGCTCCGATTGTAGTTCTTCTGGCAACTCCGATACCATTTCCCATAGGCGATTGAGTTCGCTAATAGAAGTGTATTCGTCAACCGTAAAGGGTAACTCGTAATCATGAATGGCGTATTCCTCATATTCATCATTCAAGCCGATTTTCTCTTTGACTTCCTCAAAATCAATGGGAAAGGTAAACCATGCACCAACTAATTCGCCCTCATTGTATTTGCCTAAATTGGCAATGTAGACTTGCATATCGTCCATGTATTCACACGTCCTTTCTTTATAGAGATTCAAAAATCCCTACCGCACTTCGTTTGGTGTACCATTCTTTTGCGGAACATAAGAAAACCACTTATATTCCACAAAATAACGGTTTAATTTAAGCACCAATAATGCGATTGAATAGCTCTAGTAAAATGTCTTTTACTCCAGCAGCGTTGAAGACTAAGCCTACCGCAATAATCGCAATAATGAGAAAGCCAATGAGTTTACTGAACTCACGCTTGAAGCCAAGATACAAGCCAATCACAACGATTGCTAAAAGCACCAGTGATTGAGCGTTTGATAGAAACCAGTTATAAAGGTTTTGTCCAAAATTCATAAAAATGTTCTCCTCTCTATATTCAATGAATTTGTATTTGAGTTATTTTTTTGTTGTTATCACGTCCTGTTCTTTTACTGACTGTTGCTTCAAAATCTGCTTGTGTCGGTCTGTCAGTTTCGCATGGTCGAGAATGTCTTTTACAACCTGCGTCTGGTTGATTTCATCAAGTTTAATCGCAACCTTTAAGGTCGGGGCAACTTGATGAGATAGCCAGTTCAGCGTCCTTTGGAAGGAGTAAGGCTCTGGTTTTGTGGTTAGTTTTAATCGTTCACGATTGTTCCCAATAAACCAAGCCCATTCTTCATTCAGTTTCCAATCAGAACGAGGTTTGGAATCGTCTTTATCTACAAAACGGATATACCGATTGATAATTTTAAAGGCGGTATGCTCTGGATTGTCATAGACGAGTAAATCACGGACTGCATAATAGGCACGCTCATTTTTCAATCGAATCTCAAAACGGTTTTTTACTTCTGCGTCTTCAATGGGAATATCATTTTTCTTGTACTGCTCGTAGTCCTTTTCATAGATACAGAAATAAACTTCACTTTGTAATGAACCGATATAGAGGGTGTTTCCCATACATTCCTTTTCCTCTTTGCGTACCAGTTCGCCACTGCGATAGCTTTTAAAACTGCGGAAGACGGAGATACATTCTTCCTGTTGGCACTTTTCAGTGAGTACAGGGATATTTAAAATCCCTGTCTTATCGTTAATGGCAAGGTCAAGGCGTTTCATCACACCGCCAGCCACCAAAACGTCCATAAAGAACTCATACCAGCTTCTTTGTTGTGCCAGAAGATAGCTTTCAAATTGTCTGCACCCACGACCTTTCAATTCCACCAGAACTCCTTTGTCCAGTTCATGGGAGCAAAGGACGAATATGTCGCCTAAAGCATAATGCTCTGAATAAGAATAGAAACCATAGTCCTCATGAAGAAAATAGGACAGTTTCAGTTGTAAGATGTTTTCGACCACCTGCTGTACGTCTGTTGTCGGAAAGCGAATTCTTACATAATCAAACAGCATTTCAAGGGGAGCGTCGGGATTGAAGCGTTCCAGAGCTTCCCAAAGGGACTGCTGTAAATCCTCTGATGGCTTGACTTTTCCTGTTTCAATATCGCTTAGATACTGCCTTGTAATACCAGTCGCAACAGCTAAACGGTTTTGAGATAGTCCATAAGCCAAGCGTTTTTCTTTTAAATGCTGTAACCAAGTTTGTTCATTCAGTAAAAATCCCTCCAATCAAAAAGGCGTATGTCAACTTTTAAAGCCCATTTGACATACGCTGAAATTTTGTAAATCCCTTGTAACCAAAGGATTTTCTAATGTTTTTTTGACTGTTTCCTGTCGATTTGTACCCCCCTGTTAGATACGGGGGGTTAAGTGCTGGCGTGGCTATTGCCACACCAGCCAGCAAGATCAGTCCACACCTGCGACTTCCGCTTCGCACGTCGCCTGCGTGGACTGTCTGCTGTTGGATAACTTTTTAATTTCCTCCAAGAAATCATATCCTTTTGGTACAAGGGGAGTATAAAACTCTGATATGACACTTGTTCCTACATCAACATAGCCACGACCTTTGATTCGCTTTAAGAAGAAATCCTTTTGTACGTCACTGCCAAACATCATGCCATAGCCCATTTCAGACATACGACCTAAAGCCACTCTGAAATTAAACTGATCACGGATTCCGTCGCCTAAATATTTTGCGTCTGGACGTTGACAAGCCAGTATTAGAAAGAAGCCAGCTTGACGACCTAACATGACAATCTGTTTCAGCTTATTCATAACTGCGGTGTTTTCTTTTGTTCCCAGCATTTCCATGAAAGCGACGTATTCATCAAAGATTAAGAAGTGTGCCGGGAGACCTAAGTAAGCATAATTTTTGCCAGTCTTATAGTTCTTCATCTGCTTCATTTCCTCACTACGTTTCATCATTTCTTCATAGAATGTTTCAATGCAAGAAAGCAAGTCTTCTTTTCTATAGTAGACATTTGCCATCACAGAACCTAAGTCCGCAAGATCAGCATTTTTCGGGTCAAGAATATACAGTTTTGAATCTGTATGAAGCAAGGCTTCAATCAGTGTCAGTATAAAGTAAGTTTTACCGCCACCTGTACCACCAGCAATCAACATATGAGGGAGCTTATCATATTCCCACCATACGTTTTTCATTAAGCGAAGTTTACCATCTTTAGCTTCTACTTCATCAATAGAAATACGACTGGCTATGGTGTCATAGAGCAAAGTATATTCCACATAGGAATCCTTTAACTCTTTATCCGTCAGCTCACAGTACAAGCCACTCTCTAATTTCTTTTCCAAGTGTAAGAGTTGGTCTTGATATTTTCCCAGCGTGATTTCCACCCGTATCTGTATCAAGCCATTTTTAAGTCGATAATACATTTTAGGGAAGTAGGTTATCTTTTCCTTTGTACGACCAGCACTATCTTTAAAGAAACCCTCTGTTTTGACCTGTTCAGATTCATACCACTTGTTTTCAAGTATCATCTTTGCCAGTTTTTGACGGTGGTAAAGTTGTTTAACCGTATCATAGCGAACCCGTTTGAATACAAACGCTACCAGCAAGCAGATAAGAATTGCGACACTGAAACTGATAATTAAATAGGGAATGTCAATCTTATCTGCTTGTGATAGGTTAAAATCCTGCCAGTTGATCTGCTGGATTGTCTTCACATGAAACAGTCCGACAACCAGCAGGAAAACAGGCAGGAGTGACGCTATCGTAAAATGAAAGACTAAATCTTTACCAGATGGGCGAATCCTTTTACCACGCTGTTTCATGCGAAAAAGTCTCCTTTCTACCTAGCGACTATTTGTCTTGTGTCGGTTCTTTCTTTGCTTGTGGTTGAGCTTTGAATGAACTAGAATCCTTTGTCAGCACAATATCGTCTGCCTTGATATACCAGTCAACATCTGCTCCTTGATAGGTGGCAGTAGCAACGGTGTCCGCAATGGGATTGATAAGTTCCACCCGTGCGTTATAATCAAACTCTTTCAAAGGCACGCTGGCAGGAATACTTACTTGAATCATGCGTCCTTGTCCTTTGGATTTTAAGTCATAGGTACGTTCCTTGATTTCATCTGAAACCGACCCGTCTTCATTTTGGATTCTCACTTCACGACGTAGAGCAGAGAATTTCAATTCTCCAAAAGTCGTGTCTTTATCTAATACAATGCCATTTGCTAATCTCATCATTTTTCCTCTCTTTCTTTATTCTTTTATCATGTCGTCAGCATGTAAAAGGTAATTTGTAAAACCACGAGTGCCGATTTTGTAGCCCTCTGCGGTAATACGTGGATTGACTAACTTCACACGTTCCTCAAAGCCGAAATGTTTTTCGCCAGCTTCAGCAGGAAGCACCACCACAATATCATCTGCTCTTTGAACATCAGAATAGAGATTATAGCTTCTTGATAAGACAGTTAGCCGTCCGTTGATTCTTCGCTGAACGACTTTATCCTCGCCAGCAAATTCTAAATTGCCGAATGTTTTTTCCATGTTGGGAATCACAAATTTAAGTTCCATATTTTTACCTATCCTTTCTTTTTTATTGGCTGAATGAATGTTTGATGGTCTTAAAGAGTGGGGAACGACCTTTTGATTCTTGATTTTTTGTTTTCATAAGTTCACTTCCTTTCAAAATCGGGTAAAAAAATAGACACCTCATTTTTTGAAGTGTCTACCTATTAAATATTCAAATTTTATTGGAAGTATCTTTATATCTTCACTTTTCAAGGATAAATCGTCGTATCAAAGCTCATTCATAAGTAGTAAATTAGTAGTAAATTGAGTGGTTTTGACCTTGATAAAGTGTGATAAGTCCAGTTTTTATGCGGATAACTAGATTTTTATGCTATTTTTATATGAAAAATAGCCATATGTATCATAGTCAGCTTTTTCTATCTTCCATCCATTGGTATCTGATATGATTGCTTTTCCATTATCATAATAAAGGGATATGGAAATCAGATACAACACATTATCCTGATAGATGAAATCATCTCGACGAATACCACCAGTTGAGGATATTGTATAGTGTGTAAGTTTTGTATCTTTTTTCGCCTGATAATCTTTCCAGAAAGATAAAAAATGATCACGCCCTTGTAAATCATAGTATCCCTGTTCATCATTAACACAACTATTTTCATCCAAAAGCTTTTCATAAATAGCTTTCACGCCTGCTTTTGATAGAGCAGGTGTACTGATATTTTTACGAGTGCCATTCATGGCATCTTTCTGAATGATGGGCTGTAAGCTTTCACTTTTCTTTTTTAAATCCGTTTGAAGCGTTTGTTTCAATGAATCAGAAATATCGATGGAATTATCATCAAGTAAGTGGATATCGGATGGCTTATGGCTAGAAAAAAACAGTATAAATCCTAACAAGATAAGTGCAAGTATCACGATACCTATGTATTTTTTCTTCATAAGATTCTCCTTTTTATAGATTCATTATTATATAATTGGAAAGGAATGTCAATGAAGCTATCAGAATCGTAATAATATGTTAAGGATATGCAAAAAAGATTGTTGTTTTTAAGAAACTAAGCTATCATATATTTTATACGAGGAGGTATTATATGAAACTAAATTATATTACCATTATGGTAAAAGATATTGAAAAATCAGTAATGTTTTATGAAAAACTGGTAGGTTTAAAGGTTATAAGAAAAATGCATCCAGGTGATGGGAAAATCGTATTTATGGCAAATGGGCAAGATGAAACAATGTTAGAGTTGATCCATTTTGATGATACAGAAAGTGTTTCCGTGAAAGGCATGGTTATGAGTTTTACTTCACAAATACCACTTGAAATGTTAAGAGAAAAAGTAGAAAAAGCAGGCTACACACCTACAGATATCATTGATCAGGGCCCTAAACCAAAATATTTCAGAGTAAATGATCCGGATGGTATAGTTGTAGAAATTTCAATTGATGAAAAATAAAGGTTGAATACATACACGATGTATGTTAATATAAAAACGTACACAGTGTATGTTTTTATATGGAGGTATTATGGCAGGATATAAACGATCAGAAGCAACTGTTCAAAAAATTCTTGATGTTTCTTTAAAATTATTTCTTGAAAAAGGGTATGAAGAAACGACGATATTAGATATCGTAGATCAGTTGGGTGGTTTGACAAGAGGTGCTTTTTATCATCATTTTAAATCAAAAGAAGAGGTATTGAATGCGATAAATGATCGCATGTTTTTAGAAAATAATCCTTTTGAAAAGATACGAAATGAAAAGAATATGACGGGCTTGGAAAAATTAAAACATGTGATTAAATATCAATTTAGTAATCAGGATGTGAAAAATGTAAATATGATGAGCTTGCCACTTTTGAAAAATCCTAGAATTTTAGTGGATTGTTTAGAAACAAATCAAAGAGTGGTAGCACCAATGTTTCAAGAATTGATTGAAGAAGGAATACGTGATGGTTCCATTCATTTAGATCCCAAGTACACAAAAACCGCTTCTGAGTTTATGATGTTGTTTTCGGATTTATGGTTAGCACCAGTGATTTTTCCAAGTGATCCACAGGAAATGAAACAGCGATTATATTTTAGTAAAGAATTATATGAAAAATTAGGTTTGCCTTTATTTGATGATGAGATTATTTCTTATATGGAGCATATGATCGATCAAATAGGGGAAATGAATAAGATTGCCAAGTAGCAATTTTATTTTTCAGACAAAACATACATACTGTATGTATGTTTTAGAAAGGAGTTATATGGAACATAAAACATATGCAATGCAAGTGCAAGGCTTAAAAAAGAAATTTAAAGAAAAAACAGTTTTGAATGGTGTAGATTTTCAGGTAGAAAAAGGTACGATTTTTTCATTATTAGGATCAAATGGAGCTGGTAAAACGACCACAATCAAGATTCTAACAACGTTGTTAGAGCCAGATGAAGGCATGGTGTTGGTCGCTGGAATCGATGTTTGTAAAGATATCAAAAAGATTCATGAACAAATCAGTTTAACAGGGCAATTTGTGGCAGTTGATGAAGCATTGACTGGTATGGAAAATTTAATGATGATGGCAAAGCTGTATCGTGTAAAGGAACCAAAGAAAGAAGTACAGCAATTATTATCATACTTTTCCTTAGAAACAGCACAACATAAAAAGGTTTCCACGTATTCAGGAGGGATGCGTAGGAAGTTGGATATCGCAATGAGCCTGATTCATAAACCTTCTATCATTTTTCTGGATGAACCAACGACAGGTCTTGATCCACAAAGTAGAAGAGCAATGTGGGCAATCGTTAAGGAATTAAAAAACCAAGGTGTGACGATCTTTCTAACAACACAGTATTTAGAAGAAGCAGAAGAACTGGCCGATCATATTGCTATTTTACATGAAGGGAAAATCATAAAAGAAGGGACACCGCAACAGCTGAAATCAATCCTGCCAAAACATGTATTGGAATTACAATTATCTAATCAGATCTCCTATGAAAAAACAATTGATTTATTAAAGCAATATCAATTGCATAAGGAAGAAACGATATGGACAGTGAGTATTACATTTCAAGATGTCTTAAACGAATTGATGGATATATTACAACAAATGAAAAAAGCCGATATACAGATACAAGATTTTCGTTGGAAACAAACAACTATGGAAGATGTATTTATGAAGATGATTGGAAAGGAGCATGCATATGAAACAGTTGATAAGTGATGTAAGAACAATGTCTTTACGCAGGTTGAAAATCTCAATACGAAATCTGGATACCATTTTAACAAGTGTGGTGACACCCAGTTTGATGATGATTTTATTTGTGTATGTATTGGGTGGTTCAATGCATGTGGAAGGCATGTCTTATGTAAATTATATTGTACCGGGTATTTTGATTCAGTGTATCGGACAATGTGGTTCTAATACAGCAATCGCCATAAATAATGATATCAAATCAGGTATTATCCATCGTTTTTATACGATGCCAATCATGAAATCATCGATTTTGTTAGGGCACATCATTGAGGCTTTTTTCAGGAGTATTGTGACAACGATGATAATACTTGGAATTGCATATATTGTAGGATTTCGTCCGGATATGCAAGTGCATAATATGTTACTGATTATTTTGTTGTTGGCAATGTTTATATTGATGATTTCATGGATGAGCATATTATTTGGATTGCTTGCACAAGGGCCTGAAGGTGCCGGTGCTTGTGCAGTATTCATATCTATTCTACCTTATCTTAGCTCAGGTTTTGTATCTGTGGACAGTATGCCTGTAGCATTGGCAGTATTTGCGAAATATCAGCCTATGACTCCCATCATTGATTCTTTACGGGCTTTATTTATGGGAGAAGTGTTCTATATACAGGAATATCTTTTAGGTATGATGTGGTGTGTGGTCTTTATTGTTATTTGTTTTGGTTTATCACAAGTACTATTCAAACGAAAATTACAAACATCATAGGAGGAAATGAAAATGACAGAAGAAAAATTTGAAGAAATGATGGAACGTGGTGGAGAAAAAATTGAAACGGCAGTAGAAAATGCTGCGCAAAAACTGGATGATACTTTAGAATCAACAATGAAACATCGACCTGCGCGTATAATCGCAAAAGCACTTTCTTATGGAGGCTCTATTGGCTTTATCCTTGCATCAGCAAAATTAAAACAAACCTATCATCCAACCATGTCAAACATATGTTTGATCACAGGAAGTGTAGCACTTGCCACAAATATCATTTTATCATGCACCGTGCATAAAAAATGAAAGCTTGACTTTCATTTGAAATTCTAATAAACTAAAACAGTAGGCATAAAGGAGGTGGATGGCTTATGAATCGTAAGATAAAAGATATCATTTTAGATAAAATGCATAATCAGGATGTTTTTTGTCGTACGATAACATTCACTGTTTTTTCGATTATAGGGACGAGTGCGTCAAATTTTCGGGAAAACAATGAGTAAAAGCCAGCCATCAAAAGAACATACCATTATAATGTATTGACGATGTCCCGCTTTTTTACTGGCGGGCTTTTTGTTTTCCCATAGAAAAAAGAAAGGAAAACATTTATGACAATACATTTACAAAATATTACAAAATCCTATACACAGGATATCATATTAGATGACTTAACAATGAAAATTACAGATGGCGAGCATATCGCCATTGTGGGTGAAAACGGATGTGGGAAATCAACGCTGTTAAAGGTAATTGCAGGATTAGAAAACATTCAGGAAGGAGAACGCATTGTATCAAAACATACCAAAATTGCGTATTTGAATCAAAACTTTGATGAATTTTCGGGCACTGTGGAAGCATATCTGATGCAGACTTACAGCGATATCATGCATTTGCAAAAAAAGATGAAAGCCTTAGAGAAAGCTATGGAAAAAGTTGATGAGGTAGAACTAGAACATTTATTAAAAAAATATGGCAACATACAAGAGCGTTTTGAACAGCTGGATGGCTATCATATCTTTACCTTTGTGGATCAGATTGCCCATGGACTTCAGTTCTCATCGTTGTTATACAGTGAGTATGAAGTGTTGAGTGGAGGAGAAAAAGCAAGAGTGAATCTTGCACGGCGTTTATTGGAAAGACCAGATGTTTTATTATTGGATGAGCCAACCAATCATTTGGATTTTAAAGGGATAGCATGGCTGGAAAACTTTCTGGCAAATGATAAACAGACCATCATTGTCGTATCACATGATCGTACATTTCTCAATCATTGTGTATCAAAAATATACGAAATCAGTTATGGAGAATTATCTGTATACCATGGAAATTATGATGTATATCGAAAAGAAAAAAACGAACGCTTTTTACGTATGCAGGAAGATTATGAAGCACAACAAAATGAAATCAAACGATTAGAAGCGGCGATTCGTCAGTTTCGTCAATGGGGCAGAGAAGGCGATAATGAAAAATTCTTCAAGAAAGCCATAATGTTAGAAAAACGTTTAGATAAAATAGAACGTATGAGGCGTCCAAGACTGATTCAAAGGAATATGGACTTTACTTTATCCATGGCAAAACGTTCATCTAAACATGTGTTGGAAATAAAGGAACTGGGGCACTGTTTTGATAAGCTATTATTTGAACATGTAAATGCCACGCTTTGTTTTAAAGAACGTGTAGCAATATGTGGAGAAAATGGCACAGGAAAAAGTACGCTGATCAAATTAATTATGGGAGTTGAAGAAATTCAAGAAGGTAGTATCCAATACGGCAATCATATCGCTATTGGTTATCTACCTCAGATGATCAGCTTTCCTAAAGATATGACGATATTGGAATATGCGAAAAAAGAACTTTGTATGAATGAAGAAGATACAAGGCGTTATCTAATGAAATATGGATTTGATCACATCGATATGATGAAGCGTTTAAAAGCATTAAGCGGTGGGGAGAAAACTAGATTAAAACTAGCAGAAATGTTATCAAAAGAAATCAATATGATAATTTTAGATGAGCCAACCAATCATTTAGACTTCACCAGTATTGATATTATCGAAGAAAATCTTCAGGCCTTTGCTGGTACTCTTTTGGTGGTATCCCATGATCGATATTTTATACAAGCACTATGTGAAAAAGTCTGGATGTTGGAGGATCAGACAATGAAAGAATATATTTTATAATAACTTTCCTATCTTTACATAGGCCTTTCTGTATGGTACGATAAAACTAATATAAGGTGATAACAATGGAACGATATGAATACATAAAATGCAATTGGAACTATATTGATGATGAAACACCGGTGATCCTTTTCTATGAGGTAGATTTAGAAAATGAGCGCTATGCGAGAAGAATGATTGAGGTGTTTTCAAATGGCAGAATATCTTTAGGATTAGATGAAGGATGCGAATTTGTCACAGAAGCACCTGTACCCCAAGTGGATGAAATCAATCAGGATGAAGATTTTTTAGCACAGGTGATCACAAAAGAGGAATTTGAGAAAACATATCAATTACATGAATATTTTGAAAACCTTGGATTTTCTAAAAGATAAAGGGATACATTATGCAAACGGATAATTTACAGGCATGTGCATATCTTACAAGAATAGTTTTGTCGTCTATGATATAATCAATGATAAATGGAGGGATAAAAGATGACAGTATCAAATATGAAAACAACATTAAAAAGTAACATAAAAGATGTTTGGGAGATTGTGACTTCTTTAGAAAATTATGCATGGAGAAGTGATATTAGTCGAATTGAAATCGTTAATGAAAAGCAGTTTGTTGAATACACCAAGGATGATTATCCTACAACATTTACAATCACAGTGAAGGAGCCATATCGTTATGAATTTGATATGGACAACAGCAATATGAGCGGGCACTGGACAGGTATTTTCAATCAGTTAGCGGATGGTGTAGAAATTGATTTTACAGAGGATGTCACAGCTAAAAAGGTATTTATGAAACCTTTTGTGAAAGGTTATTTAAAAAAGCAACAGGAAACCTATGTGAATGATTTAAAAAAAGCGTTGTGTAAATAGTAATCAATAAATGAAAGCGGTGATCTGGTGGTGAATCAAAGAAAAATCAAGAGGATTATGTTGCTGATTATAACCATAGAAGGCATTATGGTTTTTGATTTCGCAAGTATTGTCGCTGATATTTATTCTAAGAAAGTTTTGGATACCGATCTGAATCTTTTTGGCCCCATGATTTTTAGAATCATAGGACTTGTACTTGGAATGATATTGACAGTGTATGGTGTCATACTTTATAAACGATATAAGAAATCGTAAAATGAAAAAGTTTCTGGCGTTAAAAAATAAGCCGGAAACTTTTTTAGATATTATTAGAAAATTACGTTGTTTTATGTATAATTAATCCTGTAAGTTTTAATCCATTTCATAATTTCCCATAGTATGAACTTACATTATTTATGCTAAGTATAGAGGTGGAGTACTTCTGGCTGTTTTTGGTTAGAATTTATGTGTGTATTAGAAGATTTTATATTTAAGAATTATTATTGTGTTTTTTTCAAAAGAACTATACTATTAACGTAGTTTTCATGATACTAAATTTAAACTAAAATCACATAGAAATAGAAAGGGCTGAATTTTATGAAAAAATATAATAACATTAATTTTGTTTTAGCTACTTTGATGTTTATAATAACTTTTGTTAGTTTGTTTTTCTTACCAGACAGAGTACCTACCCATACACATTTTGAAGGAGTTGATGGGTGGGGATCAAAATATACATATCTTATTGCCCCAGCGATTGCATATATCCTTTGGTTTTTTATGCCCAAGTTCATGTCACAAAAAAGCGATAAAACAAAGTTACTTGGAGATAAAGCTGGAAATATTTATCTTTTAAAAAACAAAATCATAATAAACATAATCTTTATATTATTTGTAGGATTTGATTTATATTGGATCTATCAGGAATTTTTGTATACTTCAAATAATATATCTTTAAATTTTTTCCTTCTTATTGGAATCGCTGTTTTGTATATAACTGCATCATTTTCTATCTTTTATATGGATAATGAAGAGTTGATGATGTTACATTGGAAAGAATTTACTTTAGCTGATAGCAGCTTGAATATAAGAAAAAAGAAATTACTATTTCTGATATCTGGTTGTGTTGTAGCGATGCTTATAATTGCAGATGCATTATTCTATACAAAATCTTTTTTACTCATATTAGTTCTGCTTTTATCGTTGGTTTTGAAGTTTATGATTGGACCAATAAAAGCTCGATTAATGAGAAAAAAATAAATAGAAGTTTAAAATTTGAAAGATTCTTATGCTATTTGATGTATGGTTACAGGCAATAATTTCGATAAAGCATTCAGCTTAATATGTGGTATAATTAAACAAATACTACATTGATAATGGATGATGTAGTATCAGGTTATTATTGAAATAATTAAAGAGGAATAGTTATGAAAAAAGAAGAAATATATCAATATCTAAAGAAACATCAAATAAGTTATGAAGTAAATGAGCATAAAGCGGTATTCAATATGGGAGAATTAGACTCTGTAAAGCTTCTTTATCCTGAATGGGATGCTAAGAATCTATTTGTTCGAGATGATAAGAAACGCAATTATTATTTAATTTCTGTTAAAGGGGATAAAAGGGTTGATTTAAAAAACTTTCGTAAACAATTGGGTTTAAGACCACTTTCTTTCGCTTCGGCAGATGATCTAATGGCAATTATGGGATTAACTCCTGGCTCTGTAACACCACTTGGTATTTTGAATGATATAGATTGTAAAGTACATTTTTATATGGATTCTGAATTTGCCGGTAATATCATTGGCGTACATCCAAATGATAATACTGCGACAATATGGATACAAGCAGATCAGCTTATTCATCTAATTCGTGAACATGGGAATGAAGCTGATATTGTCGAAGTATAAGTTTAGAGAAAAATATTGAAAAATGAAAGAGATAGGAATTAGAATAGATGATGGAAATTTCAAATGTAGAAATCATTCGTAGGATGTTATTTACTGTGTTTTTCTTATCATCTTTTTT
Coding sequences:
- a CDS encoding conjugal transfer protein, yielding MLAGVAIATPALNPPYLTGGYKSTGNSQKNIRKSFGYKGFTKFQRMSNGL
- a CDS encoding YdcP family protein, whose protein sequence is MMRLANGIVLDKDTTFGELKFSALRREVRIQNEDGSVSDEIKERTYDLKSKGQGRMIQVSIPASVPLKEFDYNARVELINPIADTVATATYQGADVDWYIKADDIVLTKDSSSFKAQPQAKKEPTQDK
- a CDS encoding ATP-binding cassette domain-containing protein, yielding MEHKTYAMQVQGLKKKFKEKTVLNGVDFQVEKGTIFSLLGSNGAGKTTTIKILTTLLEPDEGMVLVAGIDVCKDIKKIHEQISLTGQFVAVDEALTGMENLMMMAKLYRVKEPKKEVQQLLSYFSLETAQHKKVSTYSGGMRRKLDIAMSLIHKPSIIFLDEPTTGLDPQSRRAMWAIVKELKNQGVTIFLTTQYLEEAEELADHIAILHEGKIIKEGTPQQLKSILPKHVLELQLSNQISYEKTIDLLKQYQLHKEETIWTVSITFQDVLNELMDILQQMKKADIQIQDFRWKQTTMEDVFMKMIGKEHAYETVDK
- a CDS encoding replication initiation factor gives rise to the protein MEGFLLNEQTWLQHLKEKRLAYGLSQNRLAVATGITRQYLSDIETGKVKPSEDLQQSLWEALERFNPDAPLEMLFDYVRIRFPTTDVQQVVENILQLKLSYFLHEDYGFYSYSEHYALGDIFVLCSHELDKGVLVELKGRGCRQFESYLLAQQRSWYEFFMDVLVAGGVMKRLDLAINDKTGILNIPVLTEKCQQEECISVFRSFKSYRSGELVRKEEKECMGNTLYIGSLQSEVYFCIYEKDYEQYKKNDIPIEDAEVKNRFEIRLKNERAYYAVRDLLVYDNPEHTAFKIINRYIRFVDKDDSKPRSDWKLNEEWAWFIGNNRERLKLTTKPEPYSFQRTLNWLSHQVAPTLKVAIKLDEINQTQVVKDILDHAKLTDRHKQILKQQSVKEQDVITTKK
- a CDS encoding DNA translocase FtsK, with translation MKQRGKRIRPSGKDLVFHFTIASLLPVFLLVVGLFHVKTIQQINWQDFNLSQADKIDIPYLIISFSVAILICLLVAFVFKRVRYDTVKQLYHRQKLAKMILENKWYESEQVKTEGFFKDSAGRTKEKITYFPKMYYRLKNGLIQIRVEITLGKYQDQLLHLEKKLESGLYCELTDKELKDSYVEYTLLYDTIASRISIDEVEAKDGKLRLMKNVWWEYDKLPHMLIAGGTGGGKTYFILTLIEALLHTDSKLYILDPKNADLADLGSVMANVYYRKEDLLSCIETFYEEMMKRSEEMKQMKNYKTGKNYAYLGLPAHFLIFDEYVAFMEMLGTKENTAVMNKLKQIVMLGRQAGFFLILACQRPDAKYLGDGIRDQFNFRVALGRMSEMGYGMMFGSDVQKDFFLKRIKGRGYVDVGTSVISEFYTPLVPKGYDFLEEIKKLSNSRQSTQATCEAEVAGVD
- a CDS encoding YdcP family protein, translating into MELKFVIPNMEKTFGNLEFAGEDKVVQRRINGRLTVLSRSYNLYSDVQRADDIVVVLPAEAGEKHFGFEERVKLVNPRITAEGYKIGTRGFTNYLLHADDMIKE
- a CDS encoding VOC family protein translates to MKLNYITIMVKDIEKSVMFYEKLVGLKVIRKMHPGDGKIVFMANGQDETMLELIHFDDTESVSVKGMVMSFTSQIPLEMLREKVEKAGYTPTDIIDQGPKPKYFRVNDPDGIVVEISIDEK
- a CDS encoding antirestriction protein ArdA codes for the protein MDDMQVYIANLGKYNEGELVGAWFTFPIDFEEVKEKIGLNDEYEEYAIHDYELPFTVDEYTSISELNRLWEMVSELPEELQSELSALLTHFSSIEELSEHQEDIIIHSDCDDMSDVARYYIEETGALGEVPASLQNYIDYESYGRDLDLSGTFISTNHGIFEIVY
- a CDS encoding TetR/AcrR family transcriptional regulator; translated protein: MAGYKRSEATVQKILDVSLKLFLEKGYEETTILDIVDQLGGLTRGAFYHHFKSKEEVLNAINDRMFLENNPFEKIRNEKNMTGLEKLKHVIKYQFSNQDVKNVNMMSLPLLKNPRILVDCLETNQRVVAPMFQELIEEGIRDGSIHLDPKYTKTASEFMMLFSDLWLAPVIFPSDPQEMKQRLYFSKELYEKLGLPLFDDEIISYMEHMIDQIGEMNKIAK